In Patagioenas fasciata isolate bPatFas1 chromosome 11, bPatFas1.hap1, whole genome shotgun sequence, the following proteins share a genomic window:
- the RLIM gene encoding E3 ubiquitin-protein ligase RLIM isoform X1: MESSDSSDKGNIDQSEAQRQSQLDRLDREEAFYQFVNNLSEEEYRLMRDNNLLGTPGEITEEELLRRLHQVKEGPPQQNSDENRGAESTEDVSNGDSIIDWLNSVRQTGNTTRSGQRGNQSWRAVSRTNPNSGDFRFSLEINVNRNNGNTNPETENEPSVEPSGGEDLENSQSDSEIPRSESPSVRQPGSERSTSEELTTEEASLPRGQRRARSRSPEQRRTRARTDRSRSPINPVSETPRRSHHNTSSQTLDHSSVNEAEGSSRTRQHVTLRQHTVGTEVPSENAVLFSAPETRPVPQAAGSSETNGTSETATPGQRPPTIVLDLQVRRVRPGEYRQRDSIANRTRSRSQTPNNTVTYESERGGFRRTFSRSERAGVRTYVSTIRIPIRRILNTGLSETTSVAIQTMLRQIMTGFGELSYFMYSDSDADPSGPTPNQNVDASEPQNGGGGTSSNEGTDAGSGEVYEGGNDSGSTSGARREGRNTRGSVTFEESGSLPFLSLAQFFLLNEDDDDQPRGLTKEQIDNLAMRNFGESDALKTCSVCITEYTEGNKLRKLPCSHEYHVHCIDRWLSENSTCPICRRAVLASGNRESVV, translated from the exons ATGGAAAGCTCAGATTCTAGCGATAAAGGAAATATTGATCAATCAGAAGCACAACGTCAGAGTCAACTAGATCGGTTAGATCGAGAAGAAGCTTTCTATCAGTTTGTAAACAACCTGAGTGAAGAGGAATACAGGCTTATGAGAGATAACAATTTACTAGGAACACCAG GTGAAATTACTGAAGAAGAGTTGCTGAGAAGGCTACACCAAGTTAAAGAAGGTCCGCCACAGCAAAACAGTGATGAGAATAGAG GTGCAGAGTCCACAGAAGATGTTTCAAACGGAGATTCTATAATAGACTGGCTTAATTCAGTCCGACAGACTGGAAATACAACACGAAGCGGGCAACGAGGAAACCAGTCTTGGAGAGCAGTGAGCAGGACTAACCCAAATAGTGGTGACTTCAGATTCAGTTTGGAAATAAATGTCAACCGTAATAATGGGAACACAAATCCAGAAACTGAGAATGAGCCATCTGTAGAGCCTTCCGGTGGGGAGGATTTGGAAAACAGCCAAAGTGACTCTGAAATTCCAAGGTCTGAATCACCATCTGTAAGGCAGCCTGGATCAGAAAGGAGCACTTCAGAGGAGCTGACAACTGAAGAAGCTTCCCTTCCTAGAGGGCAGAGGAGAGCGAGAAGCAGGAGTCCAGAACAGCGGAGAACACGGGCTAGGACTGATAGAAGTAGGTCACCTATTAATCCAGTGAGTGAGACTCCTCGCAGGTCTCATCACAATACGTCATCTCAAACACTCGACCACTCCTCAGTGAATGAAGCTGAGGGAAGCTCTAGAACTAGGCAGCATGTGACATTAAGGCAGCACACAGTGGGAACTGAGGTGCCAAGTGAAAATGCAGTTCTGTTTTCAGCCCCTGAAACAAGACCTGTTCCTCAAGCGGCAGGTTCTTCAGAAACCAATGGCACCAGTGAGACCGCAACTCCTGGGCAGCGGCCTCCTACCATAGTACTTGATCTTCAGGTGAGAAGAGTTCGGCCAGGAGAGTATCGGCAAAGAGACAGCATAGCCAACAGAACACGGTCCAGGTCCCAGACACCCAACAACACCGTCACATACGAAAGTGAACGGGGAGGGTTTAGGCGCACATTTTCACGTTCAGAACGGGCTGGAGTGAGAACTTACGTCAGTACTATTAGGATTCCGATCCGTAGGATCTTAAACACAGGCTTGAGCGAGACTACATCAGTTGCTATTCAGACTATGCTCAGGCAGATAATGACAGGCTTTGGAGAGCTGAGTTACTTTATGTATAGCGATAGTGATGCAGATCCGAGTGGCCCAACTCCAAATCAGAACGTGGATGCTTCTGAGCCCCAGAATGGAGGTGGTGGTACTTCAAGCAATGAAGGTACAGATGCTGGCTCAGGGGAGGTGTACGAAGGTGGTAATGACAGTGGTTCAACATCTGGTGCCAGACGGGAAGGTCGGAATACAAGGGGATCAGTCACGTTTGAAGAAAGTGGTTCTCTGCCATTCCTTAGCCTAGCACAATTTTTCCTACTAAACGAAGATGACGATGACCAACCAAGAGGACTCACCAAAGAACAAATTGACAACCTAGCAATGAGGAATTTTGGTGAGAGCGATGCTCTGAAAACCTGTAGTGTGTGTATCACAGAGTACACGGAAGGCAACAAGCTCCGTAAATTGCCTTGTTCGCATGAGTATCATGTCCACTGCATTGATCGCTGGTTATCAGAAAATTCCACTTGTCCCATTTGTCGCAGAGCAGTCTTAGCTTCTGGTAACAGAGAGAGTGTTGTCTAA
- the RLIM gene encoding E3 ubiquitin-protein ligase RLIM isoform X2: protein MESSDSSDKGNIDQSEAQRQSQLDRLDREEAFYQFVNNLSEEEYRLMRDNNLLGTPGAESTEDVSNGDSIIDWLNSVRQTGNTTRSGQRGNQSWRAVSRTNPNSGDFRFSLEINVNRNNGNTNPETENEPSVEPSGGEDLENSQSDSEIPRSESPSVRQPGSERSTSEELTTEEASLPRGQRRARSRSPEQRRTRARTDRSRSPINPVSETPRRSHHNTSSQTLDHSSVNEAEGSSRTRQHVTLRQHTVGTEVPSENAVLFSAPETRPVPQAAGSSETNGTSETATPGQRPPTIVLDLQVRRVRPGEYRQRDSIANRTRSRSQTPNNTVTYESERGGFRRTFSRSERAGVRTYVSTIRIPIRRILNTGLSETTSVAIQTMLRQIMTGFGELSYFMYSDSDADPSGPTPNQNVDASEPQNGGGGTSSNEGTDAGSGEVYEGGNDSGSTSGARREGRNTRGSVTFEESGSLPFLSLAQFFLLNEDDDDQPRGLTKEQIDNLAMRNFGESDALKTCSVCITEYTEGNKLRKLPCSHEYHVHCIDRWLSENSTCPICRRAVLASGNRESVV, encoded by the exons ATGGAAAGCTCAGATTCTAGCGATAAAGGAAATATTGATCAATCAGAAGCACAACGTCAGAGTCAACTAGATCGGTTAGATCGAGAAGAAGCTTTCTATCAGTTTGTAAACAACCTGAGTGAAGAGGAATACAGGCTTATGAGAGATAACAATTTACTAGGAACACCAG GTGCAGAGTCCACAGAAGATGTTTCAAACGGAGATTCTATAATAGACTGGCTTAATTCAGTCCGACAGACTGGAAATACAACACGAAGCGGGCAACGAGGAAACCAGTCTTGGAGAGCAGTGAGCAGGACTAACCCAAATAGTGGTGACTTCAGATTCAGTTTGGAAATAAATGTCAACCGTAATAATGGGAACACAAATCCAGAAACTGAGAATGAGCCATCTGTAGAGCCTTCCGGTGGGGAGGATTTGGAAAACAGCCAAAGTGACTCTGAAATTCCAAGGTCTGAATCACCATCTGTAAGGCAGCCTGGATCAGAAAGGAGCACTTCAGAGGAGCTGACAACTGAAGAAGCTTCCCTTCCTAGAGGGCAGAGGAGAGCGAGAAGCAGGAGTCCAGAACAGCGGAGAACACGGGCTAGGACTGATAGAAGTAGGTCACCTATTAATCCAGTGAGTGAGACTCCTCGCAGGTCTCATCACAATACGTCATCTCAAACACTCGACCACTCCTCAGTGAATGAAGCTGAGGGAAGCTCTAGAACTAGGCAGCATGTGACATTAAGGCAGCACACAGTGGGAACTGAGGTGCCAAGTGAAAATGCAGTTCTGTTTTCAGCCCCTGAAACAAGACCTGTTCCTCAAGCGGCAGGTTCTTCAGAAACCAATGGCACCAGTGAGACCGCAACTCCTGGGCAGCGGCCTCCTACCATAGTACTTGATCTTCAGGTGAGAAGAGTTCGGCCAGGAGAGTATCGGCAAAGAGACAGCATAGCCAACAGAACACGGTCCAGGTCCCAGACACCCAACAACACCGTCACATACGAAAGTGAACGGGGAGGGTTTAGGCGCACATTTTCACGTTCAGAACGGGCTGGAGTGAGAACTTACGTCAGTACTATTAGGATTCCGATCCGTAGGATCTTAAACACAGGCTTGAGCGAGACTACATCAGTTGCTATTCAGACTATGCTCAGGCAGATAATGACAGGCTTTGGAGAGCTGAGTTACTTTATGTATAGCGATAGTGATGCAGATCCGAGTGGCCCAACTCCAAATCAGAACGTGGATGCTTCTGAGCCCCAGAATGGAGGTGGTGGTACTTCAAGCAATGAAGGTACAGATGCTGGCTCAGGGGAGGTGTACGAAGGTGGTAATGACAGTGGTTCAACATCTGGTGCCAGACGGGAAGGTCGGAATACAAGGGGATCAGTCACGTTTGAAGAAAGTGGTTCTCTGCCATTCCTTAGCCTAGCACAATTTTTCCTACTAAACGAAGATGACGATGACCAACCAAGAGGACTCACCAAAGAACAAATTGACAACCTAGCAATGAGGAATTTTGGTGAGAGCGATGCTCTGAAAACCTGTAGTGTGTGTATCACAGAGTACACGGAAGGCAACAAGCTCCGTAAATTGCCTTGTTCGCATGAGTATCATGTCCACTGCATTGATCGCTGGTTATCAGAAAATTCCACTTGTCCCATTTGTCGCAGAGCAGTCTTAGCTTCTGGTAACAGAGAGAGTGTTGTCTAA